The nucleotide sequence agatggaaggaaaaatgtgagatagagaaaaaaagagacaaggagagggcgAAATTgttatcagacagacagactaattaGTTGAATAATACACGgaaatgcaaatatacacatacgtacagatATTTAGAAGTGGATTTGAGTGTAATTGAGAAAATAGTGATTCATATAGGCCTAGAATATAACAGaacagtgaaaagaaagaaaagtaagagagagagagagagagagagagagagagagagagagagagagagagagagaaagagagaaagagagagagaatggaagggagggagagagagagaattcaaatagacattttacctttttctctctctctcttcactgcttcgtgtttctctctgttttatttttattgtctcctttctttcttgtggTTATCAGCCATCGATAGTAGGATTATAACCGACCCATAATGCCCGCCACACCTCATAAAAAACGGTAATCTTGACCTtgccttttctttgtatttttaccggtttggtttatttatgtctgtgtctttctggctgtctgcctgtctgtttgcctgtctgatTGTCCTCTGCCGTGTATTAAGTACTGAGtattatgtgtgcatgcatgtatgtgaatatgttaaTAAGTGTGCGAACGTGTTTCGTAAGTGTGTCCTTGCGCAGGTGCTTGCGTGCGGGGTCAGCTGGTGGCTGTCATTTCGATAGAAGGTGGCCGATAGGTTGTTAGGCCTTGTCATGGTTGCCAATTACGCACGCACACCACCCTCCCCTTGCCACTTCCCTCGgtcttttcctcaccctctcccgcccctcacccttcccctctattctcccccaccccttttcccccacccctttaccttttcctcctctctcctaccctctctctcctctctccttccctctctctcctctctcctttccactctctcctctctccttccctcttcccccttctcctccttcctcctccttcctcattccctcttcctccatcatcctccttcctccatccctcccctccctctctccttccctcttcctccttctcttcccctcctcctcccctccccctacctctccccttttcatccaCACACCCTTGCGCTCCCTTTCGTCACCCTTTTTTACCCGTTAGTGTTCTCTTTCACCTCACTCTTCTCCCTACTTtcaccctttgcccccccccctcccctccccgccgctGTCGCTTCCTGCCCACCCTACGCAGCGCATATTAGGTCAGATTAGGTTACTTTTTAGTCCGGTGtcgattttaatttcttttgtgtttgtgccgtcggtgtgtgtgtgtgtgcgtgtgtgtgtgtgtgcgtgtgtgtgtgtgtgtgtgtgtgtgtgtgtgtgtgcttgtttattttttaagaagTTTGAGCGtctatgtttttctctttctttttatgtttttgttttctttcctctctctctctctctctctctctctctctctctctctctctctctctctctctctctctccctccctctccctccctctctctccctctctcccccctcctttcccctccatttcccctttctcattaCCCATTTCAACCCAagtaagtcacacacacacacacacacacacacacacacacacacacacacacacacacacacacacacacacacacacacacacacacacacacacacacacacacacacacacacacacacgtgcatacctTCCCCTCGAGGCTATCGATATGTTATGTACGTGATCTATACTGCCCGCACCGCATGTCCCTTATATGCCTATCTATATGCGTGTTCCCGTACGTGTGCGTGCCTGTAATTACGCTTTAAGTACTCACTAGGAAATGGCAGATCACGTGACCAAATGGTCTATTGAAGTAATTTGTTTGTTTAACGTTTTGGGCTCATTGGTTAATACGAAGCATAATGTTGGTCGGTTTCTTGAGTGATtccgttattatgattatattatttttagcagTGCGAGTGTTGAGTTGCAAGGGTaagaacggagaaaaaaaaaggttaactgGCATTTGTAATGTCATCCATTTATTCCATTAGTAATATTACCGTTGTCATAATTccagtataattttttttgcacagCTCGAGGGCCGGGCAGGTAGGCCTACCCCGGGAGGAAGTGGTGGGAGGGTTAGGAATACGATAGGCTTATAACGCCATGTTGGGGGAATTTaattggatattttttcttttttctttttttttctgctttctatttttctttttttctttttggtagtttttaattttatttcttttggagTTTATGTTgtcggcttgtgtgtgtgtgtgtgttgtttgtttacattAGCATGCTGTTTTTGTGTCTCGGCCGCGCAGGCGCCCTCCCCTTTCTGGGTCAGGGCACCCCGCGGCTCTCGGCGGACTGGCACTCTGCACATCGGGAGTTTGGTCACGCTGgccaaggggaaggagggggggcacttacatattcactcacacacttacacgtacGCTTACTCTAAATCACATACgctatacacgcgcgcacacacgcgcacgcacatacacacatacacaagcacacgcacatacacacatacacaagcacacacacacaagcacacatacacaagcacacacacacacgcacacgcacacgaacacgcacacgcacacgcacacgcacacgcacacacacgcacacacacacacacacacacacctgcacacacacacatacagagagagagagagggagggagacagggagaggggggagggggggagggggcataagGGTCGAGGAAGTGCCAGTTTACACGGAAGGAAAcgtccacctccgcctcctccgttGCCTCCTCCACGTCACTTCTTGTCTTCATTAtcctaattcccttttttttaaatcttgtgtGTGGTCTTTatctgcattttttgtttttttcttatttttattactagattttttttttttttttttttttttttttttttagatttttttcttcgtctttacgttcctcttttctctccctctccctctccctctccctctccttctccttctccctcgtccttctccgcttctctcttgtttttctctttactgttgtaatgattataacactGCATTCCATTGCCGTTGCAAGAAATTGCATACTACGACGagggataagaaggagaagggagacttGGATGATTGAGTGCGAaggaaacatctctctctctctatctatctatctatctatctttctctctgtctgtctgtctgtctgcctgtctcccttcctctccctcctccctccctctccccctcctccctccccctccctctcccaccctcgttcccctcctctttctttccttccctctctctttctttctcttctcttccccttctcacacTGTCTCCTTCTTTACCtggctccctccttcctttcctactctccctgtcctccccttccctccctctcaccccctccgtttctctcccccttcccctttcagctTTTTTTTGTCTCGCCCGTCTcgcccctcattttcccctgcaTTAACATAATCGACGTATCATTAATCACATTCATGCTGGTGGTCAAAGCTCCTCTGCcgccctctcactcttcccctccgcctcctcctcctcctcctcctcctcctcctcctcctcctcctctcccgccctttcactcttcccctcctcctcctcctcctcctcctcctcctcctcctcctcctcctcccgccctttcactcttcccctccttctcctcctcctcctcctcctcctcctcctcctctctcctcctcctcctctcccgccctttcactcttcccctcctcctcctcctcctcctcctctcccgccctttccctcttcccctcctcctcctctcctcctcctcctcctcctcctcctcctcctcctcctcctcctcctcctcctcctcctcctcctcctcccccttctccactccctccgcTTAGCTGAGTTGAGTAACtcccgttacacacacacacacacacacacacacacacacacacacacacacacacacacacacacacacacacacacacacacacacacacacacacacacacacacacacacacacacacacacacatgtgtatatatatatatatatatatatatatatatatatatatatatatatatatatatatatatatatttcctctctctctctctctcttgaaggggttccttctctcgttcttccttcctcgtaacttttcttctctctccctccccctttccttctctcctcgtcttttcttccctacatcccttctcctcttccccccttcccctccttctctcccctccccccttctcccagctcccccccccctcccccatgcgtGCTCCACCTGTAGCAGACTGACCTGTTGGTTCACCTGGTAAGGGGGACGTGGTGGGGGAGGGCGGGACGGGTCacggggtagaggaagggggggagggttagggggggggttgggggggattgACAAGGTTGGATTGCGTTGCGGTTTTGCCTACTTCCGGTTATTGTAAATTGAGCCCTTGTTTtgccatttaactttttttttcttgtggtgtTTCATTTTTATGAATAAGAGTGACTTCGACTGTTGTTTCTGCCCCTTTTATGGATAGCGCGGGTTTGTATGCGTGCGTATTTGATTACgttagtgcgcgcgcgcgcgtgtgtgtgtgtgtgtgtgtgtgtgtgtgtgtgtgtgtgtgtgtgtgtgtgtgtgtgtgtgtgtgtgtgtgtgtgtgcttttgtgtgagtgtgttcgcTTGTATGTATGCGTctgcgcgtgtgcgtgtctgcatgAGGGTGTGTTGATGAATGCCTTGTTCGCGTTAGTACGTGTGGGTCTCTTTACACGTGTAATATGTATTAAGTATAATACTTCAAATACTTTCTCAAGACAGTTACaagatctctctcttttctcttctcttcttttctcttctcttctcttctcttctcttctcttctcttctcttcttttctcttctctctctttctctctctctctctctttctctctctcttctctttctcctctctcttctttctctctctcttctttctctctctctttccttctctctctcttctcttctcctctcttctcttctctctctctcctctttctcctctctctctctctctctctctctcttctcccctcctcttctctctctctctctctctctctctctctctctttcagccagCAAGTTGGCGTGATAAAGCGTGCAAGCAACGCGTGTAATTACTTGGTTATTTTGACCGAGCTTTTTAAAAGTCTGAGAGAGGCAAATAGAAATACATCGATCTGCATGTACGCACGtaaaatacgagagaaaaaaagaaacaaacaaaacagacagatatgcaaaaagggaaaaacgcacagagagagagagagagagagagagagagagagagagagagagagagagagaatgagtaagaatgagaaagaatgctTCTGTACAAAGTTGACATAATATCGAGTGCATGCCATCGCGTATATAGCATTCCGTGCCTTTGGATGATTGTACCTGTAATCGGATGCGTGTTCTGTATACCTGTAGCTGCCGTAGctagggggggaggcaaggggagaaaagaggaggggaagggtacagtggagaggggtaaggagaaaggggaaggggggaggagaggaaaagggagggagagggtaaagagggaagggaggaggggacaggTAAGGAGATAGGGtaaggggtgagagaggatgtaaagggaagggaggaggggggaaaggtaaagagaaggggggagaacgtaaggaggaagggtggggagagggagaggatagagagggaagggggttcgtaggaggggggagagggagtgggggttcTCTCACGTGAAGTATTGGCGATGGACAATAATTGGACCTGGTAAGAGTCACGTGACACGCAAActatggcggggagggggggagggaggggtttgtgAGGAGGCgtgggtgaggggagaaaggaaagtggagaggagggagggaagagagagagaggaaaaagggaaagaggagagaagggagagagagaggaagaataggagagaagaaagagagaggaggagggagaagatgagagggaaggttggcggaaaaaggggggggggggctgaatatAATTATGACTCCTACTTACGCGTCTGtcgctgagtgtgtgtgtgtgttggaatttATAATACATTGGGTGTTCTTACTCGTTTCGAAAGGAGTTGGGAGGGAGAAAACGAGCAGGTTTGGTTTATGGAAGTTTCGTACGGTATGCATAATGTGACTGATTTAGAAGAGGCTTTCAAACGAGGTAACTGATCGGCGGCAATCGGTGAGTTTTGTTAGCATATCAGACGTTGCGTTAATCGTCGGGACAGCCGATCGCCGCGGCGAGATTCCACTTGTGAAAGCGAacctatgtttctttttttctttctttctttttctgttgatttATGTGGGGTTTGTTGGCGTGCAGACActcacatgcacgcgcacacagatacacacgcatgtgcacatacacacgcacatgcacatacacacgcacatgcacacacacacacacactcacatacacacacacacacactcacatacacacacacacacacacacacacacacacacacacacacacacacacacacacacacacacacacacacacacaagcacataaacacacactaatgCAGACAGTATATAACATGTTAATACTAAACACAGCCATAACAGGAAGGGAGTAATATATTAGTGCATTTTAAGTTCATGCTTGACTCGCCATCAGACAATAGCATCAGAATGGCtgtatcatattttttcccttttttcctctctccctctctatctccattcAGAATTCCCTCCAGACTATACTCTGCATCAGTCGGTaaaaatatttcagttttatCATTTGATCGATGGGTCTGGCGATAATTGAatcctctcttcccttattttcAGCTAAGATGCTccatttcttactttctttatcattttattctttcgTTTCCATTATTTTGATGTCTTCtcagtattttttgtatttgcacTTCATCtggtttgattattatatttttagattatttaaacAATTATAAGATTTTTGGTTAGTCAATTGTATTTTACTATATTACTCTAAAGAAGGTAATCAAGTTTGATATTGTATACACGTATATTATCCAACACAAAGCATAAAAAAGCTTAGCAATATGTAATTGACCAATTTTCATtactccctcacttcccttcatGTCTCCTTTATCATCTCACCCATTGCCattgttccctccctctctttgtccccttttcccttcatctctctcttcttcattgcTACAACTCAATTAATGGTCatgttccttctccccccccccccccccccaggcactgCCCTCTCACCAGTGAAGACAGGCCAAGGGAATGCTGAGGTGAGCAAGGCTGAGTCTCCGACCAGCGACTATGGCGAGGAGTCATCAGATGCATTGGAACCAGGAGAGCTAACCCTCAACGACCAGCCCCACACACAGCCCTCGCGTTCACAACCTATACCTTACAATCCTCAGGTTTGTGGCTTGATTCTCTGGGTGTGTTCCTCTTGGGATTTTAAAAGCATGATGAAGATTGTGTTTAACCAGAAAACTTTATTTAAGGGCATATCAGAAAGTACTAGTAATAGAAAAGTACTAGATACATTTAAGCATTTGAACTGTGATGTATGATTCTGAGCTACTTACTTCATATGCTGTATGTAGCACTCACCTGAGATTGTAGCACATGCTGTATATCACTGTTACCCagttaatatttcttttcttttcatgaacACAAACAAAGTAATGTGGTTTTTATGTTTATACAATTTGGGGGAGGAAATGCCAGAGGTGAAGTTTCACTGATGATGATGCCTTGTGTTTCGCAGGTTCACGTAAATGCCAAGCCACCATACTCATTCTCATGCCTCATCTTCATGGCCATTGAGGATTCTGCAAATAAGGCTCTACCTGTCAAAGACATCTATGCCTGGATCCTTGACCATTTCCCCTACTTCAGAAATGCACCTACAGGATGGAAGAACTCTGTCAGACACAACCTGTCCCTTAACAAATGCTTCCGCAAGGTGGAGAAAGCTCCGGttagtgtgtatttgtttttgttttttgttgtgattgttgttacTGTATTACTTATGAATTTTATGTATTAACGTatggtttattctttcttttttttattttacatgagactatcttttcttcatttttattcatttgatagaGCACTGAAGCATTATTCAGAATTGTTGTTGCTTCCCTAAGTGTCACTTTTCACACTGTATGTACAGAGGGCTAAAagacctccccaccttcctccccatctgcatcttcattgctctctctctaacccttcctCCCCACACACAGAACCTGGGCAAGGGCTCTCTGTGGATGGTGGATCCTGCGTACCGCCCAAACCTGCTGCAGGCATTGAGCAAGACGCCCTTTCACCCCTACTCCAACCTGGATCGCATCTACATGGTCTCCACCAAGGCTGCTTATAACAACAGGCCAGTGCTGTATAGGTGGGTCAAGGGAAAGATCCAACCACACTTCATTATTGGTGTTGTCTGTGGCTCTATGTGTCTCTTTCCCTGTTTTTCACGCAGTTGCTCTCAGCTTGAGTAAGTTAGTGATGACATGGCTTTTGTTAGCTAAAATGTGCCTTGTAttttacatgcacacgcacatgcactcgcatgcacacacataagcgcgcgcgcgcacacacacacacacacacacacacacacacacacacatacacatacacatacacatacacatacacatacacatacacatacacatacacatacacatatacatatacatatacatatacacacacacacacacacacacacacacacacacacacacacacacacacacacacacacacacaccacacacacacacacacacacatacacatgcatgtctgtcggtctgtgtctgtctatctgtctgtctgtctgtctgtatacatatatatatatatatatatatatatatatatatatatatatatatatatatatatatgtatgtatgtatgtatgtatgtgtgtatgtgtgtatgtgtgtgtgtgtgtgtgtgtgtgtgtgtgtgtgtgtgtttgtgtgtgtgtgtgtgtgtgtgtgtgtgtgtgtgtgtgtgtgtgtggttgtgtgtgtgtgtgtgtgtgtgtgtgtgtgtgttgtatgtgtatgtgtatgtatgtatatatgtatatatgtatatatgtatatgtatgtatatgtgtatatatattatatatatatataatatatatatatatatatatatatatatatatatatatatatatatattatatattatattttaattttatatatatatatatataatatatatatatatatatatattatatatatattatattatatatatatatatatttatatatattatatatatatatataatatatatatatatatattatatatatattatatatattatatatatattaatatataattatatatttatatattatatataattataagatataataatatataatatatatattatatataatatatatatatatatattatataatatatattatatatatatatatatatatatatatatatatatatattattatatatattatattatatatatagatatatatatatatatatatatatatatatatatatatatatatatatatatatatatatatatatatgtattatatatacatattttatatatatggatatatatatatatatatatatatatatatatataatatatatatataatatatatatataatatatatatattatagcatttgtgtgtgtgtgtttgtgtgtgtgtgtgtgtgtgtgtgtgtgtgtgtgtgtgtgtgtgtgtgtgtgtgtgtgtgtgtgtgtatgtgtgtacatacatacaccatacatacaagaTGACATGAAATAATGTTATTTTGGGGCCAATTCTGGAAACAAGAAattcaaaatcagaaaaaatggaaaagattgggaaaggccCACATCCTGTAGTGGATTGAtacagactgatgatgatgatatgcatatacatacatacatattatatatatatatatatatatatatatatatatatatatatatatatatatgtatatatgtatatatgtatatatgtatatattatatatatatatatatatatatatatatatatatatatatatatatatatatatatatatatatatatatatatatatatatatatatatatatatatatatgtatgtatgtgtgtgtgtgtgtgtgtgtgtttatttatttatttatttatattttttttgtatatatatatgtaagtatatatacacttatataagtatataaacaggATAttcacttattatatttataacagaaaaaatgataaagttaGCAACAAAGCCTCAGATCCAAGACCCCTTTGAACTAACCTTGCCCTATGTCCAGCAGGCACCTCGTGGAGACAGTCGGGGCCCCCGGCAGTGTAGCTAAAACTGCCACGAGTGCCGAGGCTGCTGCCGTCAGCCCCTCCAAGCCTGCCGGGGCCAACGTGCCTGACCCAGAGCTGTTCCCCTACCTTGCCCGACGTCTTGGGTCCTCCACAGCAGGGGGGGCAGCTACTACCGTGAGTGCAGGCCTTGGCACATCTGCAACAGGAGTGCACAGTGAAGATGTGGATGCTGCAGCTGCCATGCTTGCTCTCAAGCATGGGCCACGGATCCTCACGCCGGCTAGTGGTGAGGCGGGAACTTAGGGTTGTCTCAAGGTTCACATGTTTGGCAGTACTGAAACAATAGCTAGATGCATTCAGTTTcaattactttttcttatttttctttctttctttttttttctgttcatgctTCATGCTTCCTATATCTGCAGCAAGTAAGCAAACTGATAAAGCTAACACATAATCTATTCTTTTGCAGAATCCTACTCTAAACTGCGAGATGGGAAGGACACATCAGCTTTATatgaagaaaacaggaagagaaagaggaaaagaaagcacACAGAAGTAAGTTTTTGCTAGTTCTAAAATTATTAATCTAAACATCTAAAAAGGCTGTGTAAATTGTTAAATATGATGGAATCatgaattttatttctgtttattcaaTGATATTGACTCGTGTAggtgaaaccaaaaaaatttcccttttaaatagcTCTAAAAGTGATATCTATTATTTCACAAGGATGGGAACAGTTGAAAATTATATCTCATGACACATCTCTGAAATCAAAATTACATATTCATTAGGTTGAGGTGCAAAAACACAtttgatgttatatatttaacacaactatttattcattttctcgtATTTCTTCAGGTTGGGGATGCACGTATGATGGTGATCAGTTCATCGCCTAGCGAGGATCACTCATACACTTCCATGGATggcgatgggggggaggaggagtaccTTCCTGCCCCCCAGACACCACAGGCCACACCAGTCTCATCATCAGCTGCGTCCCTTAACCAGCCGCCTCCCGCCAAGAAAGCCAATCACTCGCCCACCTCAAGCGTTGATGAGGCCTTCTCTGATGATTCCTATGAGAGTGATGTAGCTAGgtgagtctgtgtgtatatttgggtcatgcatgatcttttttttttttttttttttttttttttcttcttcttcttcttctttctttcttgtgtgtgtgtgtgtgtgtgatttttttgtttatttgcttttttatatgtttatgctCAAAGGGTATGAGACTCATACTTACATTCCCCTCCCACAGCGAAGCCTCACAGGCAGACATACGGCAGTTAGTAGAGGGAGCGGATGCCTTGCTCAACCTGGCAGCTGTGGCCACATCACTAGCCTCTCAGCGCCCCATCCCTGGCTCTGGCCCACAGCTTCAGAGCCAACGACACCATCACACCCCCTCTCACCAACACTACCAGGCCAACAACCCCTCCCGCCCGCGAAAGGTTCACGTGGCGAAAGGGGATATAGGAAAGCCTTTGCAGCAGAAGGGCTCACACAAGGCCAAGGCAGAGgtaccccacaacaacaacacaataatcaacaacaacaacaaggtcCTAAAGATGAGAAGGCTTGGGGGAGCAGCCCAAGGGCGGGGAGGCACAAGGAGCCAGCTCCCAGCCTCACGGTAGGAGAGGGTTTAGACACAGGGACGCAGGAATCGGTTCTTCCTAGTCCACAAAGTGTTGCCTGAGGAAATGGCAtgccaaaaggaaaggaaaaggaaggttgTCTAACCTAGTGTGCAAGGAACTGCAGTGGGTCCTATGCAATGTAGCTGAAAGTAGTTTAAATCCTTttagtagatttttttaaaagacttttctttttttctctcttttttgtctttcttttttgtggcAAAGACAGGTTTAAGTTATTAAGGTGCATGGGAAACTCTGTcagtcaatattgttattaaatgtagatagtttctcttttttgttatttggtgTACCTCTAGTTCTGTCCATCTTTTCTGATGAAGCCTTATGCTAGTGATGTGTTACATACTAAGTGCTCAGTTCActaatgcaaaaaacaaaaaacaaaaaaacaaaaaacaaaaaaaaatatgaaaaacatttaCAAAGCGAGACATTTTTATCGGGTACTTAGATTTCTtctcatagatatttatatattgatatttttctcgttccttcttttttctacaaATGCATTTTGTACATCATCAAATTTGATTGGTTGTCTTTTCAGTatgtagagacagagacaaagaaagcaaTAATTTATGTTAAAATGTTTGCAAACACATATGAATCACTTTGCACTAGTCTTCTCTAATTTCCTTCTAATCTGAATGGAAATTTACTTTGCATATGCAATAATTATGGCTTGTGTATGCATTACATGCATTGTTGAAGAGCAATACTGTTTTTACACTTGCtaatgtgtgttattttataaaattgtttagATATACTTGGTataagtgtgtaatatatacccTAAAAGGCTTTATTGTACATATACAAGCTGTAAAAtgagattaatattatatttgttgttgtttaaacAATGTAAATGTTCTCCCAGTTTTAAAGGTTCTGACAGCTAGGCCTAAGGAATATTTGGAGATCTAGCAACAGATTCCAAactctgttactttttttttattggtattttagaGGTGAGTTTGTATTGGAATggatccttttttcttcttcttcttttttccttttcttttttctactttctctttatttctgtcttttactTGAGTACTTAAAGGAGAGATCACAGTGATTTCTAGGGAAGGCTCTTCTAGCAGGGGAAATTTTGTATAATAGCTCTTGTGGATTTTGTGTGGCCGGGAAGAAACTAGAAAAAGGTGCGTACTTTATGCATGTgttcatacagtatatatgtgtgtgtgtgtgtgtgtgtatacacgcatacatacatacatacatacatacatacatacatacatacatacatacacacacatacacacacacacacacatacaacacacacacacatacacacacatacacacacatacacacacatacacac is from Penaeus monodon isolate SGIC_2016 chromosome 12, NSTDA_Pmon_1, whole genome shotgun sequence and encodes:
- the LOC119579480 gene encoding forkhead box protein M1-like isoform X4, with the protein product MMSEGGGAEVRGEGGVGGEAARAPAVRQAWLHHHHEKHPQDHQHLTHEAEEEEEEEEEEEEEEEEEEEEEDEEEEEEEEEMGEEEEEEGEEESAGAGGGGEVVVVGGGGATTLYSREDGATVLEAADGTTTVLRPRSLPPAQRLTVTVEGGEGGVVAAEGVTAIVDGQAGTATLVEGAEVVRTLAVSYATPILHHVFLQAAPASTAATATAHAHTALLHSSHTPANPQAPPPPPRRPPTILSTATPIILQAARAAGKHDESGRLVGLMAGVGSSASSSSSSTTITTSSCGASTGGADPLLPPRPIHHAVAPPASSSTVAITTALSSPAALALTSSTLASSSAAPSPSLSPPPSLSPPSSSSSSSSSSCSALGSSCGSRTDDELTSLSWLQDSNLLRGTALSPVKTGQGNAEVSKAESPTSDYGEESSDALEPGELTLNDQPHTQPSRSQPIPYNPQVHVNAKPPYSFSCLIFMAIEDSANKALPVKDIYAWILDHFPYFRNAPTGWKNSVRHNLSLNKCFRKVEKAPNLGKGSLWMVDPAYRPNLLQALSKTPFHPYSNLDRIYMVSTKAAYNNRPVLYSRHLVETVGAPGSVAKTATSAEAAAVSPSKPAGANVPDPELFPYLARRLGSSTAGGAATTVSAGLGTSATGVHSEDVDAAAAMLALKHGPRILTPASESYSKLRDGKDTSALYEENRKRKRKRKHTEVGDARMMVISSSPSEDHSYTSMDGDGGEEEYLPAPQTPQATPVSSSAASLNQPPPAKKANHSPTSSVDEAFSDDSYESDVASEASQADIRQLVEGADALLNLAAVATSLASQRPIPGSGPQLQSQRHHHTPSHQHYQANNPSRPRKVHVAKGDIGKPLQQKGSHKAKAEVPHNNNTIINNNNKVLKMRRLGGAAQGRGGTRSQLPASR
- the LOC119579480 gene encoding forkhead box protein M1-like isoform X1, which produces MRSPDWNMKDTKSVMMSEGGGAEVRGEGGVGGEAARAPAVRQAWLHHHHEKHPQDHQHLTHEAEEEEEEEEEEEEEEEEEEEEEDEEEEEEEEEMGEEEEEEGEEESAGAGGGGEVVVVGGGGATTLYSREDGATVLEAADGTTTVLRPRSLPPAQRLTVTVEGGEGGVVAAEGVTAIVDGQAGTATLVEGAEVVRTLAVSYATPILHHVFLQAAPASTAATATAHAHTALLHSSHTPANPQAPPPPPRRPPTILSTATPIILQAARAAGKHDESGRLVGLMAGVGSSASSSSSSTTITTSSCGASTGGADPLLPPRPIHHAVAPPASSSTVAITTALSSPAALALTSSTLASSSAAPSPSLSPPPSLSPPSSSSSSSSSSCSALGSSCGSRTDDELTSLSWLQDSNLLRGTALSPVKTGQGNAEVSKAESPTSDYGEESSDALEPGELTLNDQPHTQPSRSQPIPYNPQVHVNAKPPYSFSCLIFMAIEDSANKALPVKDIYAWILDHFPYFRNAPTGWKNSVRHNLSLNKCFRKVEKAPNLGKGSLWMVDPAYRPNLLQALSKTPFHPYSNLDRIYMVSTKAAYNNRPVLYSRHLVETVGAPGSVAKTATSAEAAAVSPSKPAGANVPDPELFPYLARRLGSSTAGGAATTVSAGLGTSATGVHSEDVDAAAAMLALKHGPRILTPASESYSKLRDGKDTSALYEENRKRKRKRKHTEVGDARMMVISSSPSEDHSYTSMDGDGGEEEYLPAPQTPQATPVSSSAASLNQPPPAKKANHSPTSSVDEAFSDDSYESDVASEASQADIRQLVEGADALLNLAAVATSLASQRPIPGSGPQLQSQRHHHTPSHQHYQANNPSRPRKVHVAKGDIGKPLQQKGSHKAKAEVPHNNNTIINNNNKVLKMRRLGGAAQGRGGTRSQLPASR